The Bryobacteraceae bacterium genomic sequence TTCTGACCTCGGCGCAGGCGGCGCGATCGATGCAGTTGGGACTCAAGCTCACCTTTTAGCGGTCTATAGACGCGGATCCACGGGCTCGCTTTCGAGGGCCAGCACGCCAAACACGCACTCATGCACGCGTCGTAGGGGTTCACCGCGAACGAATCGCTCCAGGGATTCGATTCCGAGCGCGAACTCCCGAAGCGCGAGCGACCGCTTCGCGCCGAGCCCACGCGAACGGAGGCGTTCGAGATGTTCCGGGCGTGTGTATTCGGGCCCATAGATAATCCGGAGGTACTCGCGTCCACGGCATTTCACGGCCGGTTGCGCCAACCCACGGCGGCCTGTGTGGATGAAATCCACCGGTTTCACAACCATGCCCTCGCCGCCGGAAGACGTCAAATCCTCCCACCACGCCGTTGCCGCCGCTTCGCTCGAGGCATCGGTGACGTCGACCTCGCGGAACGGAGTGGCCAGCAGAAGACCCGGATCCGCTTCGCAGAGCCGTGCGATCGTCCGCATGTGCCACAAGTGGTCCCGGTCGGCGTTGACGCGTCCCTCCCCGGCGAGAATGTGGAACGGAGCCAGCTTGTAGTCAGCCAGGGAGTTCACGTTCCAGCAGTATTGGCGATAGGCATCCACATAGCGGTCGACGAGTTGTTCGCGATCGCGGAATTCGGCCGCGACCAGCGACGCTTCGGGATTGAGCACAGCCGATTGTTCGAGCGCTGCGCACGCGGCCTGAAGAGAGGCGCGTGCAGCCGCCCCAACCGGCGCATATTGCTGCCGCAGGAGCGCCTGCGCCTTCGCGGACCACGGCATCAGTTCGCAATCGAGGCAGATCCAGCCGGTGGCCAACTCCTCCCACAGCGAAGCCCGGCCGGCGGCGGCGTGGAGCCGCGCGAGGAACTCAGCCTCCATGGCCGGGTCCGGAAAGAATCGCCGCCCCGTGCGTGAGTAGCAGATCCCGATCCCTTCCCCGGTGACGCCGAATCGCAGCCGGGCGGTCTCCTCATCGCGGCACAGGATCACTACCGCGCGCGAGCCCATGTGCTTCTGCTCGCAGATCACCCGCGCAATACCTTCGTGCCGGAAGTAGCCAAACGCTTCGGGTGGATGCTCGAGATACCCATCGATCCGGCTCGTTTCGCACGGCGACATGGTCGGTGGAAGATAAATGAGCCATTTCGGATTCGCCGCGAACCGGCTCATGGTTTCGAGCGCGGCAATCGCGTTCTCCTCGCGGATGGTGATTGCGCGGCCGAGGCGGGTGGTGATCTGGCGCTTGCCGCTGACATCGGCCAGATCGAGCACGTCGTCGTGCTCCTGCTGCTGGCTCATCGCGGCGGGCGCAGGGTGGTCCAGGAACGGCTTCGACGGCTCATAGTAGGTGTGCCGCGCGGGTACGGAAACCAATTCCCTTTCCGGATAGCGAAGCGCCGTAAGACTGCCGCCGAATACGCAGCCGGTATCGATGTTGATCGTCCGGTTCAACCATTCCGGCTCCCGGATCGGCGTGTGTCCGTAGACGACGATGGCGCGCCCGCGATAGTCCGCGGCCCAGTTGTGTCGAACCGGGAGACCGTATTCGTCGGTCTCGCCGGTGGTTTCGCCGTAAAGCGCGAAGTCTCGCACTTTGCCGGATCCTCGGCCTTGCATCTCCTCTTTCATACCCGCGTGCGCCACCACCAGGTTGCCGCCGTCGAAGACGTAGTGGCTCACCAGGCCGTCGAGGAAACGGGCGACGGAATCGCGAAATTCCGGCGGTTCACCCTCGATCTGCGCCAGAGACTCGGCGAGGCCATGGGTGACCTGAACGTCGCGCCCCTTCAGCTTGCGAACGAGCTTCGAGTCGTGATTCCCGGGAACGCAGAGGGCCGCGTCGGCCTCGACCATGTTCATCCCGAGTTTCAACACCGACGCAACTCCCGGGCCCCGGTCCACGAGGTCGCCGACGAAGACCGCCTTGCGCCCCTCGGGAGGCGCGGCCGAATGCGCCTCCCGATCCACGGTGTACCCGAGCTTCGTCAGCAACTCGCACAACTCGTCATAGCAGCCGTGGACGTCGCCGATGATGTCGAAGGGTCCACGGTCGTCCTTCCGGTTGTTCCACAGCGGCTGCCGCTGCACGGCCGCTGCATCCACGTCTTCTTGGGTCCGCAGCACGTTAATGTTCCGGAATCCCTCGCGCTCCAAGCCGCGGATCGATCGGCGAAGTTGTTGGGTCTGCTGCCGGACAACGTGAGGGCCAAACGACCGGTCCTGCCGGGACTCGTTTCGCGCGAGGCAAACCCGGTCCGGAAGATCCAGCACGATAGCGGCGGGAATCACGTGGTATTGGCGCGCCAGCGCCACGAGCGGCTTCCGGGCCTCCGGCTGGACATTGGTGGCGTCCACGACGGTGAGCTTTCCCGCCGCGAGGCGCTTGGCAGCGATGAAGTGGAGCACTTCGAAGGCGTCCTTCGTCGCAGCCTGGCTGTTCTCGTCGTCACAGACAAGGCCGCGACAGTAGTCGGAAGAAAGCACTTCGGTAGGCTTGAAATGCTTCGCGGCGAACGTCGACTTGCCGCTCCCCGAAGGACCAATCAATATGACCAGGGAGAGTTCTGGAACTGAGATGGTCATCGCGTGAAGACTCCCATCTGCGTCGGCGGCCCCACCTCCGCATCCTCGGGCCCGATCGGGAGGAACCGCACCGCGTAGCCGAACCTCTCCGCCGTGGCGCAGGCCCACCGGGAAAACTCCGCACGGGTCCATTCGAACCGATGATCGTCGTGGCGCTTGGCTCCAACACGCAGCGTCGGGAACCGGACGTTGTACTCGCTGTTCGGCGTGGTCACGACGACCACCCGCGGCCGCGCGAACTCGAAGACCACTCTTTCGAGAGCCGCCAGGCGGGCTGGATCGAGGTGCTCAATCACCTCGACAAGCGTGGCGGCATCGAATCCGGAAAGCCGCTCGTCGCGATAGGTGAGCGCTCCATGGATCAGTTCCACCCGCTGCCGAAGCGCCGGGGACATCTGCTCCAGCCGGAGCCGCTTGCGGGCCAACTCGAGAACTCGCCAGGAGACGTCCATGCCGGCGATTCGTTCGAAACCGCGGTCCTCCAGGAGGGCGCGAATCAACTTCCCCTCTCCGCAGCCGAGGTCGACGACGGAACCAACGCCTTCGGCGCGAAGAGCGGCGACAACGGCGCCGATTCGTTGCTCCCACAGCCGCGACGGTCTCTCGAGGTCTTCCTCGGTGCGCGCATGCGCAGCGGCGTTCGCCTCGGGATCCACCGCCTCGTCGTCGAGCAGGCGGCGAAGCGCATCGCGAGTCAGCCGCGAATCGTGCCGCAGGTATCTCCGCGTGATCGCTTCCTTCGCC encodes the following:
- a CDS encoding 3' terminal RNA ribose 2'-O-methyltransferase Hen1; its protein translation is MLLTIRAAVSGTDLGYLLHKNPSRLHTFDLPFGKAHVFYPHLTETVSEAALLVDVNPVGLVRGSGGGEGLLDQYVNDRPYAACSFLSVAIARVLRSAMAGASKERQELADQPLDLEARMPALPCKGHPEFLRELFCPLGYSLTAVRLALDERFPEWGDSPYYSVTIAGRARLRDLLTHIYVLTPVLDSDKHYWAGADEVEKLLKRGEGWLATHPAKEAITRRYLRHDSRLTRDALRRLLDDEAVDPEANAAAHARTEEDLERPSRLWEQRIGAVVAALRAEGVGSVVDLGCGEGKLIRALLEDRGFERIAGMDVSWRVLELARKRLRLEQMSPALRQRVELIHGALTYRDERLSGFDAATLVEVIEHLDPARLAALERVVFEFARPRVVVVTTPNSEYNVRFPTLRVGAKRHDDHRFEWTRAEFSRWACATAERFGYAVRFLPIGPEDAEVGPPTQMGVFTR
- a CDS encoding polynucleotide kinase-phosphatase — its product is MTISVPELSLVILIGPSGSGKSTFAAKHFKPTEVLSSDYCRGLVCDDENSQAATKDAFEVLHFIAAKRLAAGKLTVVDATNVQPEARKPLVALARQYHVIPAAIVLDLPDRVCLARNESRQDRSFGPHVVRQQTQQLRRSIRGLEREGFRNINVLRTQEDVDAAAVQRQPLWNNRKDDRGPFDIIGDVHGCYDELCELLTKLGYTVDREAHSAAPPEGRKAVFVGDLVDRGPGVASVLKLGMNMVEADAALCVPGNHDSKLVRKLKGRDVQVTHGLAESLAQIEGEPPEFRDSVARFLDGLVSHYVFDGGNLVVAHAGMKEEMQGRGSGKVRDFALYGETTGETDEYGLPVRHNWAADYRGRAIVVYGHTPIREPEWLNRTINIDTGCVFGGSLTALRYPERELVSVPARHTYYEPSKPFLDHPAPAAMSQQQEHDDVLDLADVSGKRQITTRLGRAITIREENAIAALETMSRFAANPKWLIYLPPTMSPCETSRIDGYLEHPPEAFGYFRHEGIARVICEQKHMGSRAVVILCRDEETARLRFGVTGEGIGICYSRTGRRFFPDPAMEAEFLARLHAAAGRASLWEELATGWICLDCELMPWSAKAQALLRQQYAPVGAAARASLQAACAALEQSAVLNPEASLVAAEFRDREQLVDRYVDAYRQYCWNVNSLADYKLAPFHILAGEGRVNADRDHLWHMRTIARLCEADPGLLLATPFREVDVTDASSEAAATAWWEDLTSSGGEGMVVKPVDFIHTGRRGLAQPAVKCRGREYLRIIYGPEYTRPEHLERLRSRGLGAKRSLALREFALGIESLERFVRGEPLRRVHECVFGVLALESEPVDPRL